The following coding sequences lie in one Oncorhynchus gorbuscha isolate QuinsamMale2020 ecotype Even-year linkage group LG10, OgorEven_v1.0, whole genome shotgun sequence genomic window:
- the LOC124045780 gene encoding polycomb group protein ASXL1-like isoform X3, producing MKDKQKRKKERTWAEAARMVLENFSDAPMTPKQILHVIQTKGLKEMRSGTAPLACLVTMLHSQVRGDRVKNSIFFKLPGRMSLFTLKKNALQWTKSSKEAETAEASTLATANTATAGPTEGAEQESCDSMETVAASGENDASIDESSSSASCSTEPQTRLSRSGVSGQVRSEAQAQTRLSRSRQSSRQRKKAVMMPRVVLTPLKVNGEHVPSGPMKRSRGGVEVDFETPGSILVNTNIRALINMRTFSAFPAHSQQQLLQLLPEVDRQVGPDGLARLSNSALNNEFFTHASQSWKERLAEGEFTHEMQVRFRQEMEKEKKVEAWKEKFFEEYHGQKSGLTREESLKLTMSEAADAATSVLDSKVALVAAGTPKRRNVGRRRRDGRMRRRTRADLRRRAQRTLCKTNSPTLQSSKQLEGTLTLDAASVASVPLPVPEATAVQGGEVVLQADCELEDPAQCASLEPVPCPSPVPVLPPVTMPVPTPTPSPSPVSISASDEPEVTARLLPEEPAPAVASTSSPSSSSSSSSSSSSSPSSSPSSNSERQGGFTAGLDSSSSSSSSSTAAATADPLDDGASMVTSVTGGTTTSSRESSPAASPAPIIATSAQAAKEQKRRPDEPQAFCSFPEKRPRMEDRQSFRTTIDGVHTEKPQPTAEEPKVPPIRIQLSRIKPPWVKGPPTYQICPRIVPPGEGSRRSGTGARTLADIKARAQQARAQREAAAAVAATGDGPGPGGGRAGAGLQDRSSGRRTREHPGPVEPGGAGDVEEQGSPAGSHPPGTQLQQSKLEPSTPTPNTAASSPSLSTSSNPSLSFSEPPQTPTPSPTTQEERQGELSGEEGTTPPPVKGTSNGLSDKAALLEPESVSSHFRGRGEGDDCDRTMTKNGPLAPTSIPDSLPRFGAQGVDVIRSLAGGGGGVIQHGSHHVGPQENPPTPAKEGHSQSEKHSQPLERGRDTASLPRLPPSVREDEAGHHSDSTETASDCENESQEEEPHLSMWSHRLPAQRNGNIQHLQRLSQQAHGQPVICSPPLQQIQQPVIQTHVSNHHGHSQTVIQPCFPNGLPSQSLIQPGQKQPQPEYTPHPDQQTLAAPHSQTQRGHKTDPMEDYKASSRGSAEENCRLGLKPSPMHPTAASKRLPSSARPVSTVEANNPLVTQLLQGSLPMEKVLPQTHSSSKLEINRLPGGPQPAPQSQLNWQQQTRSPGLRFRGPTEAHTGESSELSSQNQQKSPVGRGGSPGASRSFGSSPLGTVPSRMACLLEEASSRATAMQQYLSQQPGGSVPLGAVPVITSLSSSSSARRNSQESAVIRESPERHHNNIAQPRATPDLCPSEVVPTVKINWHPSKPHPPHQQQLSPALNVKSEVSSWPSCHALAKTSPSGPMVCGGPGVVVTKKEAVNSMDGYLTGGVGAMEGLLNMEMSLARMAKKEAQSKAQYSSTSPSSSSSSISSLPFQLYGKLPKQGGGSDVSAPGFSYTANVSVVDGSGFSRSIADGVLQLRQRHSASQSATLSIQAFADSAAEEVALKCSCRLKAMIMCQGCGAFCHDDCIGPSKLCVSCLVVR from the exons GTTCTAGAGAACTTCTCTGATGCCCCCATGACACCCAAGCAGATCCTGCATGTTATTCAGACCAAGGGGCTCAAGGAAATGAG AAG tGGCACAGCCCCTCTGGCCTGTCTGGTGACCATGCTGCATTCCCAGGTGAGGGGGGACAGAGTAAAAAACAGCATCTTCTTTAAGCTTCCTGGCAGGATGAGTCTGTTTACCTTGAAG AAAAACGCTCTGCAGTGGACCAAGAGTTCGAAGGAGGCGGAGACAGCCGAAGCCAGCACACTGGCTACTGCTAACACAGCAACAGCAGGGCCAACGGAAGGTGCGGAGCAAGAGAGCTGTGACTCCATGGAAACGGTTgcagccagtggagagaacgatg CGTCCATAGATGAGAGCTCGTCCAGTGCCTCATGCTCCACAGAGCCCCAGACCAGGCTGAGTAGATCTGGAGTCTCTGGACAGGTGCGCTCTGAGGCCCAGGCACAGACCCGACTAAGTCGATCCAGACAG TCgagcagacagaggaagaagGCTGTGATGATGCCGCGAGTGGTCCTCACTCCACTCAAGGTCAATGGTGAACACGTCCCATCAG GGCCCATGAAGAGGAGCCGAGGCGGGGTGGAGGTGGACTTTGAAACGCCCGGCTCTATCCTGGTCAACACCAACATCAGGGCTCTCATCAACATGCGCACCTTCTCTGCCTTCCCAGCCCACTCCCAACAGCAACTCCTGCAGCTCCTCCCCGAGGTTGACCGTCAG gtTGGACCTGATGGTCTGGCTCGCCTCAGTAACTCGGCTCTCAACAATGAATTCTTCACTCACGCCTCCCAGAGCTGGAAGGAAAGGCTTGCTGAGG GGGAGTTCACCCATGAGATGCAGGTGCGATTCCGccaggagatggagaaagagaagaaagtggAGGCATGGAAGGAGAAGTTCTTTGAGGAGTACCACGGTCAAAA GTCTGGCCTGACCCGAGAAGAGTCTCTGAAGTTGACAATGAGCGAAGCGGCCGATGCTGCCACCAGCGTTCTGGACAGCAAAGTGGCTTTGGTGGCGGCGGGAACGCCCAAGCGCCGCAATGTGGGCAGGCGGAGGCGTGATGGCAGGATGAGACGGCGAACGCGGGCAGACTTGAGACGCAGGGCGCAACGCACCCTCTGTAAGACCAACTCCCCTACCCTGCAGTCCTCCAAGCAGCTGGAAGGCACGCTCACTTTAGATGCAGCTTCTGTTGCCTCTGTCCCCTTGCCCGTCCCAGAGGCCACCGCGgtgcagggaggagaggtggtgttACAGGCCGACTGTGAACTGGAGGATCCGGCCCAGTGTGCCTCCCTAGAGCCCGTGCCCTGCCCTTCCCCTGTGCCTGTGCTCCCACCTGTGACCATGCCTGTGCCCACCCCgacccccagtcccagccctgtatCCATCAGCGCCTCCGATGAGCCTGAAGTCACCGCCCGCCTGCTCCCTGAAGAGCCTGCACCTGCCGTCGCCtcaacctcctctccctcctcctcgtcttcctcctcctcctcctcatcctcctccccttcctcatctccctcctccaacTCCGAGAGACAGGGGGGGTTCACCGCCGGCTTGGATTCTTCCTcctcgtcctcttcttcctccactGCCGCTGCCACCGCTGATCCACTGGACGACGGGGCCTCCATGGTCACCTCAGTCACGGGGGGCACAACCACCAGCAGCCGGGAGAGCAGCCCTGCAGCCAGCCCCGCCCCCATCATCGCCACCTCCGCCCAGGCCGCCAAGGAGCAGAAGAGGAGGCCAGACGAGCCCCAGGCCTTCTGCAGCTTCCCCGAAAAGAGGCCGCGAATGGAAGATCGTCAGTCCTTTCGTACCACAATCGACGGGGTTCACACGGAAAAGCCGCAGCCGACAGCAGAGGAGCCCAAGGTCCCACCTATCCGG ATTCAACTCTCCCGAATCAAACCGCCCTGGGTCAAAGGGCCGCCAACCTACCAGATCTGTCCCCGCATCGTGCCCCCCGGCGAGGGCTCGCGGCGCTCAGGGACGGGGGCGCGCACCCTGGCGGACATCAAAGCCCGCGCCCAGCAGGCCCGGGCCCAGCGCGAGGCCGCTGCTGCTGTTGCAGCCACTGGGGACGGACCAGGGCCGGGCGGGGGCAGGGCTGGTGCTGGGCTACAGGATCGCAGCAGTGGAAGACGAACGCGAGAGCACCCAGGACCCGTCGAGCCCGGAGGagcaggagacgtggaggagcaGGGATCGCCTGCGGGCTCTCATCCGCCTGGAACACAACTACAGCAGTCCAAATTAGAGccctctacccccacccccaacACAGCTGCCTCATCCCCCTCCCTGTCCACCTCTTCCAACCCCTCCCTGTCCTTCTCCGAGCCCCCGCAGACCCCCACTCCATCCCCAACCACCCAGGAGGAGCGACAAGGGGAGCTGAGTGGGGAAGAGGggacaacaccaccaccagtcaAAGGCACCTCCAACGGACTCTCTGACAAGGCAGCGCTGCTGGAGCCTGAGTCTGTGTCCAGCCACTTCAGAGGGCGGGGCGAGGGGGACGACtgtgacaggacaatgaccaaaaatGGTCCCCTGGCGCCCACCTCCATCCCAGATTCTCTGCCCAGGTTCGGGGCCCAGGGAGTGGATGTGATCAGGTCCCtggctgggggaggagggggtgtcaTCCAACATGGTTCCCACCACGTGGGGCCACAAGAGAACCCCCCCACCCCAGCCAAAGAGGGCCACAGCCAGAGCGAAAAGCATTCGCAGCccttggagagggggagagatacagcctccctccctcgtctcccACCTTCAGTCAGAGAGGACGAAGCAGGGCATCACAGCGATTCCACGGAGACGGCCTCCGACTGTGAGAATGAGAGCCAGGAGGAAGAGCCCCACCTGAGCATGTGGAGCCACCGCCTGCCTGCTCAGCGCAACGGCAACATCCAGCACCTCCAAAGGTTGTCTCAGCAGGCCCACGGCCAGCCTGTGATCTGCAGCCCCCCTCTACAGCAGATCCAGCAGCCGGTCATCCAGACTCACGTGTCCAACCATCATGGCCACAGCCAAACGGTCATCCAGCCCTGCTTCCCCAACGGCCTGCCCAGCCAGAGTCTCATACAGCCAGGCCAAAAGCAGCCACAGCCTGAATACACTCCCCACCCAGACCAACAGACTCTTGCTGCGCCACACTCTCAAACCCAGAGGGGGCACAAAACGGACCCAATGGAGGACTACAAAGCGTCCAGCCGGGGCTCGGCTGAGGAGAACTGTAGGCTGGGGCTGAAGCCTTCTCCCATGCACCCCACTGCTGCCTCCAAGAGGCTCCCTAGTTCGGCCCGACCTGTGTCCACAGTGGAGGCCAACAATCCTCTGGTCACCCAGCTGCTTCAAGGCAGCCTCCCGATGGAGAAAGTCCTGCCGCAGACGCACTCGTCCAGCAAGCTAGAGATCAACCGCCTGCCAGGGGGGCCCCAGCCAGCCCCCCAGTCCCAGCTCAACTGGCAGCAACAGACCAGGTCTCCGGGCCTTCGCTTCAGGGGCCCTACAGAGGCCCATACGGGGGAGTCGTCTGAGTTGTCCTCTCAAAACCAGCAGAAGTCCCCTGTTGGCCGAGGAGGCTCCCCTGGAGCAAGCCGGAGCTTCGGGTCCTCTCCCTTGGGTACAGTGCCCTCCCGCATGGCCTGCCTGCTGGAGGAGGCCTCCTCTCGGGCCACAGCCATGCAGCAGTACCTGTCCCAGCAGCCAGGTGGCTCTGTGCCCCTCGGGGCCGTGCCCGTCATCACATCCCTATCTTCATCCTCTTCCGCCAGACGGAACTCCCAAGAGTCGGCCGTTATCAGAGAGTCTCCAGAGAGGCACCACAACAACATTGCTCAGCCCCGGGCCACCCCTGACCTCTGCCCCTCTGAGGTGGTCCCCACTGTCAAGATAAACTGGCACCCTTCCAAACCCCACCCCCCACACCAACAGCAGCTCTCGCCCGCACTCAACGTGAAGAGCGAGGTTTCCTCCTGGCCCTCTTGTCACGCTCTTGCCAAAACCTCCCCCTCTGGCCCCATGGTATGTGGTGGGCCAGGTGTGGTGGTCACCAAAAAGGAGGCAGTGAACTCTATGGACGGTTACCTGACTGGAGGAGTTGGGGCTATGGAGGGACTGCTGAACATGGAGATGTCTTTAGCCCGCATGGCTAAGAAGGAGGCGCAAAGCAAAGCTCAATACTcttccacctccccctcttcatcttcttcttcgatctcctccctccctttccagCTCTACGGTAAGCTGCCCAAGCAGGGCGGGGGCAGCGATGTGTCGGCCCCCGGCTTCAGCTACACGGCCAACGTGTCTGTGGTAGACGGCAGCGGCTTCTCGAGGAGCATCGCCGATGGTGTCCTTCAGCTGCGTCAGCGCCACAGTGCCAGCCAGAGCGCCACGCTCAGCATCCAGGCGTTTGCAGACAGTGCCGCTGAGGAGGTGGCCCTCAAGTGCTCCTGCCGCCTCAAGGCCATGATCATGTGCCAGGGCTGCGGGGCCTTCTGCCACGACGACTGCATCGGCCCCTCCAAACTGTGTGTATCCTGCTTGGTGGTCAGATAG